GCATCTCATCGAGAATTCAGCCGTCATGCAAACCGGCCCCACTGTGCTTAACACGGCGTCCGGTGAAAACGTGCAGGTGCCCAAGACAACGGCGCACAGTTCCGGCGCGCTGTTTGCGGAGGCGGCCACAATCACAGAGTCCGACCCGGCATTCGGTCAGATCACGCTTGGTGCATTCAAGTACGGCACGCTTATTCAGGTGTCGCGCGAATTGCTCACGGACTCTGGGGTTGACCTTGAGGGTTACCTCTCCATGCAAGCTGGGCGCGCGCTGGGTAACGCGTTCGGGACTCACATGGTTACCGGCGACGGAACGGCAAAGCCGCGCGGAATCGTGACGGATGCGACCGTGGGCAAGACAGGACTTACCGCCGCAGGCCTAGTGACTGCGGATGACTTGATCGATTTGCAGTATTCCGTGATTGCGCCTTACCGCGCGTCTAGTTCCTGCTACTGGGTGGTCAAGGACGCGACGCTCGCGACCATTCGGAAGTTCAAGGGAACTGACGGACAGTACATCTGGCAGCAATCGCTAGTAGCAGGCGCCCCGGATATGTTGCTCGGTAAGCCGATCGTTACCGACCCGAACGTTGCGGCTGTAGCCACAACCGCCAAGTCTGTAATCTTCGGCGATTTCTCGCAGTATTTCGTGCGCATCGCAGGTGGAATCCGATTCGAGCGGTCGGATGATTTCGCATTCAACACGGATCTCGTTACGTTCCGCGCATTGCTCCGCGCGGACGCTGCGCTCATCGACCTTACCGGCGCAGTCAAGGTTTTCCAGGGCGCTGCGTAACAGTCGCGTTTATCGGTCCGGCCGTGTTCGCTACGGCCGGACCTTTCTTTCGGGAGGAATCGAAATGCCTGAACCAACCGTGTTCGACGAGGACACATCCGCAATGGTGCACTCTGCGCACATCGCTACCCCTGCGTCACCTGGGGGGGCATACGTGCAAGCGGAAGTAGTCGCCCTGCGTACCGCAATCGCGAGCATTCTTACGGCCCTGCGTAGCGCCGGAATCATCGCC
The DNA window shown above is from Streptomyces sp. NBC_01451 and carries:
- a CDS encoding phage major capsid protein gives rise to the protein MSEIVKRLRERRANVWESAKALADAAAEENRALSGEEEGQWQSLNAELDALDKRIKNVIEGEQRAKDTEDSMAKLRGEPRKQGPGAQPSYGSEELRAFMRGEGGRYYDVVPNGPVNYRDLSKLSAGAGANVVPTSFYDRLMAHLIENSAVMQTGPTVLNTASGENVQVPKTTAHSSGALFAEAATITESDPAFGQITLGAFKYGTLIQVSRELLTDSGVDLEGYLSMQAGRALGNAFGTHMVTGDGTAKPRGIVTDATVGKTGLTAAGLVTADDLIDLQYSVIAPYRASSSCYWVVKDATLATIRKFKGTDGQYIWQQSLVAGAPDMLLGKPIVTDPNVAAVATTAKSVIFGDFSQYFVRIAGGIRFERSDDFAFNTDLVTFRALLRADAALIDLTGAVKVFQGAA